A segment of the Fusarium musae strain F31 chromosome 2, whole genome shotgun sequence genome:
AGTCGATCTAAGCACTTTTCGGAATCGCTTCTACGCATAGAAATTAGCATTGCACTGACCATTCTGGGATATGGCATGATGGGGAACAAACCTGAAACTCAGTGCTCAAAGTAACAACACAAACCTCATGTGCTCGTATAATAATCTCGCAAGCCTTTTCGACAGATTCGTTCAGTCCAATCTGGGGCATTCGATCTGCAAAAAGCAACAGGATGAAGCTTCCATGCAAAAGATAAATGCCAAAGAGATATGGCATGAAAGAAAGCTCAGGGTCGCATGCCAAAATTCGCGACATGGCGTCAGATGCGGCTATTGCATGAGATGCACACCTCATGAAGCCTACAGATGGTATCCAGCCATCTTTATTATCCAGCATCGAAACAGCGTCCCACTTCCCGTGCAGAAGCACGTGAAGAACATGTAGTATAAATGTACTGTATGCAGTGACAAGCTGAGCTTGCGCATGTTGACGGTGCGATGAAGCGTGGCTGGCGGTATGTGAAGTCCTGGAATGATCGCCGTGACTCTGTTGTGGTGATATCGCGCATTGAGGCGTGCGCACTTGACTCGCGGGTATAGCTGAGGCGTCAAGCGCATCGACTTGGTATGCGCTGGCTAAATCGGCTATGCTCTGTGCACACTGCGCCATGACTTGCTCTATCATTCCTGTAGCGgggtcatcttcttcctcatgccCATTGACCTGAGGTCTTCGAATATTGCCGAATCTTGGGTGAGACTTTTGTCTGTGCAGTTGAATAACATCTCCAAGGATCGTCATAAGTGGTAGAAAGTATTCAAAGAAGCCGATACCAGAAATACGCGTTGGAGCGCCGAAGTTTGCAGAATGTGAGCTACTACCAAATGTTGTATCAATCGGGTTTCGTTCTGACGATAATGCTGCCCAAGCCTCATCTGAAAGCGGTGCGTGCAACTGACATTCGTCGTCGAGGATGCGCAATGGTGCATTGAACGATAGAGCCAAGTGGCGATCGAGGCAAAAGATTAGCCAGAATGCTCTCCGACGTTCTTCTCGGACTTCTGCTATGGTCAATCCTGTACGTGATGCTTCACAGGACCTACAGCCACATGAGGTTGTTTGACTTGTGCACAGGGATGTCTCTGACTGAGTGAAACTGTTGTCAGGCGAGTCTTCTCTGTTCAAGCCCATGTTATGAGACAGTCGTAGTGCCTTATTCCACCATCGAAGACAATCTGTCTTGAAGTCGCCGCCCGAAGAGACAATagtgacgaggatgaacaTGAGGACGTCGTCAACCAGAGGTACCGGTGGAGAGACAGTAGACGCTGATCCAACATGGTACTCTTGGCGATTTTGATCACCAGCCATGGCATACTCAAGATCTCTCACAAGAGGACCACCTGATAAATCGAGTTGGTAGAGTTCATGAGACAGATAAGACTTACTAACTGGTAGTTCTGTTCCATACGTCGCGATCTCTCCCCTGGATCaaccccatcatcaactttctCAGCTCTTCACAAACAATGGCTTTCTGGCCCGGCAGTAAAAACAAGGAACTCTCTGCCGTCTGTGCACTGACCCACAGCATGGTCACCAGTAAAGCTGGTGTACATGTTCGTGGGTTCTCGTCTCGCAGGAGCGACTCTTTTCGCATGACGTGTGCTAGAACGTATGGGGAAGAAGATTTGAACAAAGATCCTCCAGGCTCAACAAAATAGAGCTCGAACAGTTCACAGACAAGCCTGGCGTCGATTATGCCGTGAAGTAAGGGAATTATTGGCTCGAGGCACTTGTAACGGCATCCGCGAGATGGCAAGTCTTGGGTGATTGTTGAGGCTCGCTCGCGTGTAGGCGACTCGTGAACAGAGGCGGCAACATGATGGACTGCGAGGTCGAAATCAGGGAGAGGGTATGAAGGCTGAATGTCAGCTACATGGTACAGCTGATCGAATGTCGGTGCCGGAATTGAATCGGCTGGCATCTCAAGAGATACAGCATCATGATGTGATGAGTGGCTGGACGAGTACTGTGACGAGACTGTGTCCTGGGGATTTGCGGGGAGACCGGGGCTTTCCTGTACGTCATATGCCCCGCTCTGCTCTGGCTGTGAGTTCAGCGTGCTTTGCTCAAGATCGCAATCAGCTTCTGATGAGTCAGGCTCTCGTTCCTGCTGTGGCTGCTGTACTCGAGTTGCTGACTTGGGCTTGCGGCCACGTCTACCGATACTTCGTGTATAATGACATGTGGATTGGTACTCTAAATCATTGATAGGTCAGCAAACCTCTCCCCCAAGACAAGGGTCGATCGCTTGTTTACCTTGACAACGACGACTGGGGTGTATTCCAACGTCAGCTCTTCGGTATCTTGATTGGGGTTCTGCTCCAGCCACTTACCACGGCTGCTGACCATCACAACGGACTCTCAGAGTGCTGCATCTATCGCAAGCAAGTCTCGTTCTCTTACGCCCACTCGGTGGATCCCTCTTGGCATGTTGACGCGGTTCATTATGATGAGGATCCATGATTATCCACTGCTTGGAAACATTGCGGGACGCCCACTATAATCAGGATAATTAAGGAGGCAGAGAAACATCCGTGCGACGTCTGGGTATTTGGTAATTTACCGCTGGAATGCTACTCCGTATAGAGGgtaatttattttatccGACCGGGGGGAACTGGACCAATCATCAAATTACCAGAGTGAGGGGAAATATACTAGGCTGTTCTCGGCAAAGTCCTACGCTACCCTACATTCTCTACTTTTGAGGATTTGAAGCACCGGGAAAAAGGCGCTGGCTACTCTCCACCATGAACTTAGATCTGTTGCTGTGGAGGAGCCAGTTACCTATTTTGGTGAAAATATGGCAATGGCTTGCTGTTAGTTATAGGACACGATGACTGTAATTTACCTGACGCTTTCTAGATAGGGATCTGAGTGGAGGTGGAGTCCAGCCATGGCTCTAAATAGCTGGCATATAAAATGAAAGGTCATTGAAACGACGGACACATATATGTACCCATACACATCTGTTCAAACTCAGTGAATATCATCTCTCAGTATCCAAGAAATTATGGTTGTCATCAAGACTATTACCTCACACGATGTGCGGTTTCCTGTATGTAGTCAGAGAAACGGTGGACCCAATATGCGCTAACTCCAGCCTCAAGACTTCACTGGACAAGGCTGGCTCAGATGGCATGAACCTCTCACCAGACTACTCGGCTGCGTTTTGTATTATCACAACCGACGACCCCAACTTTACCGGCCATGGCATGGTATGTAAAGAACTCCCGACCCTCCATCGACCCGAATCTCACAAATTATTCGTAGACCTTTACAATTGGTCGCGGAAATGAGCTTGTCTGTGGCGCAATCGACCTCCTCGCTCCATTAATACAAGGCAAAGATCTTTCTGAGCTTACAAAAAACTGGGGTAAAACCTGGCGATACTTGACCTCAGACTCACAACTCCGTTGGGTTGGTCCGGAAAAAGGTGTTATACATCTGGCTCTCGGTGCCCTCGTCAATGCGATCTGGGATTTGTGGGCAAAGACATTGGGGAAGCCTGTATGGCGTGTTGTTGCGGACATGACACCCGAAGAAGTCATCCAATGCATTGACTTTCGCTACATTTCTGACGTGCTGAGTCCTAATGATGCCTTGGAAATTCTGAGAGCAGCACAGAAGGGCAAGGCTCAGAGGATTCAGGACGCTTTGAGTAATCGTGCGGTTCCTGCATACACTACTAGTGCCGGCTGGTTGGGGTATGGTGAAGACAAGATGAAAAAGCTACTTGAGGAGAGCGTGCAACAGGGCTTCAAGTACTTCAAACTCAAGGTTGGCAcagatcttgaggaagaTCGACAGAGATTAAGGATTGCCCGTGATGTGTTGGGCTATGATAGAGGCAACGTACTCATGGTGGATGCAAATCAGGTATGTCCCAACTTCTAGGTCCGAGAACACTAGACTTACCCTCTTTAATAGGTCTGGTCCGTCACCGAAGCCATCACACACATGAACGCTCTCGCAGAGTTCAAACCATGGTTCATCGAAGAACCAACATCCCCAGACGACATTCTCGGACACGCTGCTATCCGCCAAGGTCTATCCAACACAACCCACGGTGCCATCGCAGTAGCAACAGGAGAAATGTGCCAGAACCGCGTCATGTTCAAACAGCTCCTCCAAGCAGGCGCCGTGGACATCATCCAGCCCGACGCATGCCGTGTTGGTGGTGTGAACGAGGTTCTGGcgattctcctcctcgctgccaagttcaaggtcccGATTGTCCCGCATTCAGGCGGTGTAGGACTACCGGAGTATACGCAGCACTTGAGTACTATTGATTACGTGGTCATCAGTGGCCAGAAGAGTGTTTTGGAGTATGTGGACCATCTGCACGAGCATTTTCATCATCCGTCaagggttgttgatggacaTTATGTCACGCCCTTGACGCCGGGATATAGTGTGGAGATGAAGCCGGAAAGTTTGGTGCGGTTTGCATTTCCAGGCAACGACGACAGTTGGTGGACAAGCAAGGAGGCAGAGACTGTTATTAACCAACCAAGGGTCAAGGCGTTTTAGAGGATACGATGTATTTCAGCTCTAGGCTATCGATTAAACCAAACTGTAATTTCCAGTtcaatttattaaatttcaCACAGCTATGAGCTTCTGTTACGCTACAGACCGCCACTGACTTAGAATTCCCTCGGAGCGTGCCCTCACCAGCTACATCGCCCCGGCAGTCATCACAAAGAGATGCACTCTTGCGTGGGGTCAAGTATAGCAGGGGAATAAGGCAACAAACTGAAAGTCATCCTTGTGCTGACAGTTGGGGCCGGGAGCTGGGGATAGGTGACGTAAAAACTCTTTCACGTCTACTTCAGACCAACAGCACCTGCGTTCCTTAACACTGATACGGTTGTTGTTCATAGATGGCATTAAGCTTCATAATTGCGCCAAAGACGATGGAGATCTTGACGAGGAGGGTGCATTTGAACAGCTCAATTAGACTCAATTACACTACCATTATGCAACACTAAGGGAAGCGATAGAAGCCGGATTCATATTCATCTAGCTACTCTATCAAACAATCGCCTTGATAAAACAAATGTAAAACATTTAATGCTAAAAGGacgggagaagaagattgtcCTGTTCCTCTGTAGACGCCATCTGATGTAGATTTACAAACGCATGTGATTCCCTCACGCTGCCACTCCGATTGTTGCGAATTGCTTCAACTCCCCGCTCTTCGGTGTTGTGATATTTGCTGCATCAGACTCATTGATATCTTTCCCGTTGGAGTCATTCTCGActgtcttgggcttcttcccAGAAAAGTCATAGTCTAACCACTCACCAATGATCAGACGAACTCGCTCAGCGAGCGACAATCTGCTCTCCACTGCTTGAGGGTCTAGCTCGGTACAGTCTCGTAAGCTCTCAGAGTTTCCATCAGTCTTTAGTACTCTTTTGACTGCAATCACATTTTGCTCCAGATCTGAAAGAGTACTGATGCCTGTAATGGTTGAGACCGAGAACGAGGGAGTGCAGTTCTGCTTCGCTTTCACAATAGCATACTGCATCGCCAGGGAACATAGactctctccttctccatgcTTGTCCATCCACTCAGCAGCTTTGGCCGCGGCAGCTCTCAGACCTTGAGGCGCAGGATGCCAATCACCGGTCAGTCCAAGAGGAATACCGCCTGTCCTCAATAGTCCAACAGCCAGTGGACTTGAGCAGAACACAGTGTTTACACCAGCTGCACGGAAGCGATCAAACCCACGGGTTTCGGCTTGTGTGTTCTGAAGGGTGAGCTGAGCCCAGGTTTGGACAACATCGACAGGGTGTCCATATTTCTGTCTGGCAAGGCTAGCAACTTCAGCGAGAACATCAATGTCGTAGCCCGAGATTCCGACCCGCAGAATAACCCCAATTCGTTGAAACTCCAGCAATACACCAACAGCTGTGACGGCTTCATCCAAGGAGACGTACTCGACATCATGGCAGAACACAACGTCCAAGTATGTAGTTCCAAATCGCTGCAGTGACCTGGCAACAGACTTTTTGATCCAGTCCGGGGAGTAGTTAAATTCATTTTCCTTGATGCGGCCAACCTTGGTCATGAGCTCATAGTCGCTCCGTTGATATTCTGACTGGATACGAGAATCTGATAATGCAGCGCCCATAAGTTGCTCTGAAGGCTCATAGTATGGTGATGTGTCAATGGTGCGCACGCCAAGTTCGAATGCGCGTAAGAGGATGTCGACGATAGGAAGAGATTCGGGGTCAGGGTTCAGTTGGTAGCTGAAGCCTGCTCCACCCATGACCAAGGCTGGGGGTGAAGAGATCGGTGACATTATGTCGTGATATTGGAGAGATGTGTTTGAGTAGAGAACGGAGTAGATGATTATTAGATTGAGATAGTTGAAGTGATAAAGAATAAGAGATCTGTAGCTATGACAGTTTCACTCGGTTTGCGATAT
Coding sequences within it:
- a CDS encoding hypothetical protein (EggNog:ENOG41), with translation MVSSRGKWLEQNPNQDTEELTLEYTPVVVVKVNKRSTLVLGERRGRKPKSATRVQQPQQEREPDSSEADCDLEQSTLNSQPEQSGAYDVQESPGLPANPQDTVSSQYSSSHSSHHDAVSLEMPADSIPAPTFDQLYHVADIQPSYPLPDFDLAVHHVAASVHESPTRERASTITQDLPSRGCRYKCLEPIIPLLHGIIDARLVCELFELYFVEPGGSLFKSSSPYVLAHVMRKESLLRDENPRTCTPALLVTMLWVSAQTAESSLFLLPGQKAIVCEELRKLMMGLIQGRDRDVWNRTTSGPLVRDLEYAMAGDQNRQEYHVGSASTVSPPVPLVDDVLMFILVTIVSSGGDFKTDCLRWWNKALRLSHNMGLNREDSPDNSFTQSETSLCTSQTTSCGCRSCEASRTGLTIAEVREERRRAFWLIFCLDRHLALSFNAPLRILDDECQLHAPLSDEAWAALSSERNPIDTTFGSSSHSANFGAPTRISGIGFFEYFLPLMTILGDVIQLHRQKSHPRFGNIRRPQVNGHEEEDDPATGMIEQVMAQCAQSIADLASAYQVDALDASAIPASQVRTPQCAISPQQSHGDHSRTSHTASHASSHRQHAQAQLVTAYSTFILHVLHVLLHGKWDAVSMLDNKDGWIPSVGFMRCASHAIAASDAMSRILACDPELSFMPYLFGIYLLHGSFILLLFADRMPQIGLNESVEKACEIIIRAHEVCVVTLSTEFQCPESSDI
- the LGD1_1 gene encoding L-galactonate dehydratase, with the translated sequence MCGFLLKTSLDKAGSDGMNLSPDYSAAFCIITTDDPNFTGHGMTFTIGRGNELVCGAIDLLAPLIQGKDLSELTKNWGKTWRYLTSDSQLRWVGPEKGVIHLALGALVNAIWDLWAKTLGKPVWRVVADMTPEEVIQCIDFRYISDVLSPNDALEILRAAQKGKAQRIQDALSNRAVPAYTTSAGWLGYGEDKMKKLLEESVQQGFKYFKLKVGTDLEEDRQRLRIARDVLGYDRGNVLMVDANQVWSVTEAITHMNALAEFKPWFIEEPTSPDDILGHAAIRQGLSNTTHGAIAVATGEMCQNRVMFKQLLQAGAVDIIQPDACRVGGVNEVLAILLLAAKFKVPIVPHSGGVGLPEYTQHLSTIDYVVISGQKSVLEYVDHLHEHFHHPSRVVDGHYVTPLTPGYSVEMKPESLVRFAFPGNDDSWWTSKEAETVINQPRVKAF